A section of the Rattus norvegicus strain BN/NHsdMcwi chromosome 15, GRCr8, whole genome shotgun sequence genome encodes:
- the Chmp7 gene encoding charged multivesicular body protein 7, translating to MWSPEREAQAPTGGDPAGLLPPEWEEDEERMSFLFSAFKRSREVNSTDWDSKMGFWAPLVLSHSRRQGVVRLRLRDLQEAFQRKGSVPLGLATVLQDLLRRGELQRESDFMASVDSSWISWGVGVFLLKPLKWTLSNMLGDNKVPAEEVLVAVELLKEKAEEVYRLYQNSPLSSHPVVALSELSALCANSCPDERTFYLVLLQLQKEKRVTVLEQNGEKIVKFARGPHAKVSPVNDVDVGVYQLMQSEQLLSQKVESLSQESERCKEEARRACRAGKKQLALRSLKAKQRTEKRIEALHAKLDTVQGILDRIYASQTDQMVFNAYQAGVGALKLSMKDVTVEKAESLVDQIQELCDTQDEVSQTLAGGVTNGLDFDSEELEKELDILLQDTTKEPLDLLENPHETLYTNSVPKPRILDAELEAELEKLSLSEGGLVPSSKSPKRQLEPTL from the exons ATGTGGTCCCCGGAGCGGGAGGCCCAGGCCCCGACCGGGGGAGACCCGGCGGGCCTCCTGCCGCCCGagtgggaggaggatgaggagcgCATGTCTTTTCTGTTCTCCGCTTTTAAGAGGAGTCGCGAGGTGAACAGCACCGACTGGGACAGCAAGATGGGCTTCTGGGCTCCGTTGGTGCTGAGCCACAGCCGCCGCCAAGGGGTTGTGCGCTTGCGACTGCGGGACTTGCAGGAGGCCTTCCAGCGCAAAGGCAGTGTTCCGTTGGGGCTGGCTACCGTGCTGCAGGACCTGCTGCG tcGAGGTGAGCTGCAGCGAGAATCAGACTTCATGGCCAGTGTGGACAGCAGCTGGATTTCCTGGGGGGTTGGAGTCTTTCTGCTGAAGCCCCTCAAGTGGACTCTTTCTAACATGCTGGGGGATAACAAAGTTCCAGCGGAGGAGGTGCTGGTGGCTGTGGAGCTGCTTAAG GAAAAGGCTGAGGAGGTGTATCGCCTGTACCAGAACTcacccctctcctcccaccctgtgGTGGCTCTGTCAGAACTGAGTGCTCTGTGCGCCAACTCCTGCCCAGATGAGAGAACCTTCTACCTCGTGCTGCTGCAGCTACAGAAGGAGAAGAGAGTCACTGTCTTAGAGCAGAATGGAGAGAAG ATTGTGAAGTTTGCCAGGGGACCACATGCCAAGGTGTCTCCTGTCAACGACGTGGATGTTGGGGTCTACCAGCTGATGCAGAGTGAACAGCTCCTCTCTCAAAAGGTTGAGTCGTTATCCCAAGAGTCTGAGAG GTGCAAAGAGGAAGCCCGCCGGGCATGCCGAGCAGGGAAGAAGCAGCTG GCACTGAGGTCTCTCAAGGCCAAGCAGAGGACAGAGAAACGCATTGAGGCGCTGCACGCCAAGCTGGACACTGTTCAAGGCATCCTGGATCGCATCTATGCCTCGCAGACAGACCAGATG GTTTTTAATGCCTACCAAGCTGGTGTGGGAGCCTTGAAACTCTCCATGAAGGATGTCACAGTGGAGAAGGCAGAGAGCCTTGTGGATCAGATCCAGGAG CTGTGTGACACGCAGGATGAAGTTTCTCAGACTCTAGCTGGTGGGGTAACCAATGGTTTAG atttTGACAGTGAGGAACTGGAGAAGGAGTTGGACATCCTCCTTCAGGACACCACCAAAGAACCTTTGGACCTGCTCGAAAACCCCCATGAGACGCTTTATACCAACAGTGTGCCTAAGCCTAGGATCTTGGATGCTGAACTTGAAGCTGAACTTGAGAAACTATCCTTATCAGAAGGAG
- the Chmp7 gene encoding charged multivesicular body protein 7 isoform X1: MWSPEREAQAPTGGDPAGLLPPEWEEDEERMSFLFSAFKRSREVNSTDWDSKMGFWAPLVLSHSRRQGVVRLRLRDLQEAFQRKGSVPLGLATVLQDLLRRGELQRESDFMASVDSSWISWGVGVFLLKPLKWTLSNMLGDNKVPAEEVLVAVELLKEKAEEVYRLYQNSPLSSHPVVALSELSALCANSCPDERTFYLVLLQLQKEKRVTVLEQNGEKIVKFARGPHAKVSPVNDVDVGVYQLMQSEQLLSQKVESLSQESERCKEEARRACRAGKKQLALRSLKAKQRTEKRIEALHAKLDTVQGILDRIYASQTDQMVFNAYQAGVGALKLSMKDVTVEKAESLVDQIQEILTVRNWRRSWTSSFRTPPKNLWTCSKTPMRRFIPTVCLSLGSWMLNLKLNLRNYPYQKEVWSQAVNLQKGNWSQLSKAIAGIQAKDPHVLEMQLCACT, from the exons ATGTGGTCCCCGGAGCGGGAGGCCCAGGCCCCGACCGGGGGAGACCCGGCGGGCCTCCTGCCGCCCGagtgggaggaggatgaggagcgCATGTCTTTTCTGTTCTCCGCTTTTAAGAGGAGTCGCGAGGTGAACAGCACCGACTGGGACAGCAAGATGGGCTTCTGGGCTCCGTTGGTGCTGAGCCACAGCCGCCGCCAAGGGGTTGTGCGCTTGCGACTGCGGGACTTGCAGGAGGCCTTCCAGCGCAAAGGCAGTGTTCCGTTGGGGCTGGCTACCGTGCTGCAGGACCTGCTGCG tcGAGGTGAGCTGCAGCGAGAATCAGACTTCATGGCCAGTGTGGACAGCAGCTGGATTTCCTGGGGGGTTGGAGTCTTTCTGCTGAAGCCCCTCAAGTGGACTCTTTCTAACATGCTGGGGGATAACAAAGTTCCAGCGGAGGAGGTGCTGGTGGCTGTGGAGCTGCTTAAG GAAAAGGCTGAGGAGGTGTATCGCCTGTACCAGAACTcacccctctcctcccaccctgtgGTGGCTCTGTCAGAACTGAGTGCTCTGTGCGCCAACTCCTGCCCAGATGAGAGAACCTTCTACCTCGTGCTGCTGCAGCTACAGAAGGAGAAGAGAGTCACTGTCTTAGAGCAGAATGGAGAGAAG ATTGTGAAGTTTGCCAGGGGACCACATGCCAAGGTGTCTCCTGTCAACGACGTGGATGTTGGGGTCTACCAGCTGATGCAGAGTGAACAGCTCCTCTCTCAAAAGGTTGAGTCGTTATCCCAAGAGTCTGAGAG GTGCAAAGAGGAAGCCCGCCGGGCATGCCGAGCAGGGAAGAAGCAGCTG GCACTGAGGTCTCTCAAGGCCAAGCAGAGGACAGAGAAACGCATTGAGGCGCTGCACGCCAAGCTGGACACTGTTCAAGGCATCCTGGATCGCATCTATGCCTCGCAGACAGACCAGATG GTTTTTAATGCCTACCAAGCTGGTGTGGGAGCCTTGAAACTCTCCATGAAGGATGTCACAGTGGAGAAGGCAGAGAGCCTTGTGGATCAGATCCAGGAG atttTGACAGTGAGGAACTGGAGAAGGAGTTGGACATCCTCCTTCAGGACACCACCAAAGAACCTTTGGACCTGCTCGAAAACCCCCATGAGACGCTTTATACCAACAGTGTGCCTAAGCCTAGGATCTTGGATGCTGAACTTGAAGCTGAACTTGAGAAACTATCCTTATCAGAAGGAG